DNA from Candidatus Angelobacter sp.:
AGCCGAGTTCCCGCAGGCGTTGCAATTTGTAAATCATCGCGCGACGGCTTATGCCGAGCGCCTTGGCGGTCTCTGTCCGGTTGAAGTCATGCTTGCGGAGCGCCTGAAAAATGGCCTGCCGCTCGATTTCCTCCAAGCGATGGGCATCGAACGGCTCCGTCGCCGAAGAATGCTCCGCCGCGACGCGCGCCCGCGCCGGCAGGTGCTCCGGAAGGATCATCTCACCTCGCGACAACAGGGCGGCCCGTTCCATCGCGTTGCGCAGTTCGCGCACATTCCCCGGCCACAAGTATCGGACCAGACAATCCGCGACGGAAGAGGAGAAACGCGCCCGTCCCTGGGTAAATTGCGCGATGAATGCGCTCGCAAGCGGGAGGATGTCTTCGGACCGCTCACGCAACGGAGGAATGTTCATTTCCACGACATTGAGGCGATAAAACAGGTCCTCGCGAAACCGCCCTTTTTTGACCTCCTCTTCCATGTTGCGATTCGTCGCCGCAAGGATCCGCGCGTCGGTGTGAATCTCCGTGTTGGAGCCGAGGCGCTGAAATCGACCATCCTGGGTGACCCGCAGCAATTTCGCCTGAAGTTGCGGTGACATTTCGCTGATCTCGTCGAGGAAAATGGTGCCTCCGTCCGCCAATTCGAACCGCCCTATCCGGTGCGCGGCGGCGCCGGTGAACGCGCCTTTTTCGTGGCCGAAAAGCTCGCTTTCCAGCAGCGTTTCGGGAATGGCGGCGCAATTGACCTTTACCAGCGGACCGGAGGCGCGGGCACTCCAGGCATGCATCACGTCCGCCAGCACTTCCTTGCCCACGCCACTCTCGCCGGTGACCAGGACGCGGCTTTCGGATGGGGCGACGAGTGACGCGTCGCGAAACAGAGCCTGCATCAGCGGGCTGCGGGCCACGATGTGCGCGGGCAACTGCCTGCTTTCACTGAATTTGAGGGGCGCGGTTTTCGAGAGGCCCGTCGCCTGGCGGACGGAAACTAGCAATTCGTCCAGGTCGATCGGTTTGGCAAGGTAGTTGACCGCGCCATCCCGCATCGCGCCC
Protein-coding regions in this window:
- a CDS encoding sigma-54 dependent transcriptional regulator, which gives rise to MAPETANDARTPRVLIVDDDAGQRSLLNSFLGGQGFDTVPVASGEKALEVLRAGDFDMMISDVRMPGISGLETLRRARQERAVLPVLLVTAYADIREAVGAMRDGAVNYLAKPIDLDELLVSVRQATGLSKTAPLKFSESRQLPAHIVARSPLMQALFRDASLVAPSESRVLVTGESGVGKEVLADVMHAWSARASGPLVKVNCAAIPETLLESELFGHEKGAFTGAAAHRIGRFELADGGTIFLDEISEMSPQLQAKLLRVTQDGRFQRLGSNTEIHTDARILAATNRNMEEEVKKGRFREDLFYRLNVVEMNIPPLRERSEDILPLASAFIAQFTQGRARFSSSVADCLVRYLWPGNVRELRNAMERAALLSRGEMILPEHLPARARVAAEHSSATEPFDAHRLEEIERQAIFQALRKHDFNRTETAKALGISRRAMIYKLQRLRELGFEVDPTPEKSGGAER